Proteins from a single region of Bombus pascuorum chromosome 5, iyBomPasc1.1, whole genome shotgun sequence:
- the LOC132906612 gene encoding chitin synthase chs-2 isoform X3, with protein sequence MSKSQQQNGMIGGGGPVADTDDFSDGESTPLTQDYGESQRTVVETKGWDVFRNPPPKIDSGSMANQRCLEMTVQITKVIVYLLVFVIVLGSGVVAKGTILFMTSQLRANRTIAYCNKKLGRDRQWSVTLPEEERIAWIWCIIIAFAVPEFGTLIRSTRICIFKSWKKPPASHFLLVFLMETFHVTGLALMFMAVLPELDVVKGAMLTNCVCFVPGLLGLLSRNKNKDESKRFVLVLIDIAALAAQGTSFFLWPLLDSSRPSLWLIPPSLFLVSCGWWENYVSTQSPIGFVRALGRVKKEMRLTRYFTYMFISVWKILAFFISTLLILHVKGETVGHLFTMLSDAFGSHDIMAWTQRAEAIDKITDVADILEIGDTVPVPGSVDTPIYVLLLQIFGAYFTYIFGKFACKILIQGFSYAFPVNLTIPVSISLLIAACGLRNTDPCIFQGTIPDYLFYESPPTHFINDFVSKQYAWVWLLWLLSQTWITLHVWTPKCERLAATEKLFVVPMYNSLLIDQSMGLNRKRDDQPEVKVEDLAEIEKEKGDGDYETIYEQTDGTTTPPSAVKSSDHVTRIYACATMWHENKEEMMEFLKSILRLDEDQCARRVAQKYLKVVDPDYYEFETHIFFDDAFELSDHDENEQQVNRFVKLLVGTLDEAASDVHQTRMHVRAPKKYPTPYGGRLVWTLPGKTKMIAHLKDKSKIRHRKRWSQVMYMYYLLGHRLMELPISVDRKEVIAENTYLLTLDGDIDFQPAAVKLLVDLMKKNKNLGAACGRIHPVGSGPMVWYQMFEYAIGHWLQKATEHMIGCVLCSPGCFSLFRGKALMDDNVMKKYTTRSDEARHYVQYDQGEDRWLCTLLLQRGYRVEYSAASDAYTHAPEGFNEFYNQRRRWVPSTIANIMDLLMDAKRTIKINDNISLPYISYQILLMGGTILGPGTIFLMLVGAFVAAFKIDNWTSFYYNIIPILFFMLVCFTCKASIQLLCAQILSTGYAMIMMAVIVGTALQLGEDGIGSPSAIFLISLSSSFFIAACLHPQEFWCIVPGIIYLLSIPSMYLLLILYSIINLNVVSWGTREVQVKKTKKELEQEKKEAEEAKRKAKQKSLLGFLQSGVGSNDDEEGSIEISLSGLFKCMFCTHGQTSNEKQQLVAIAESLEQVSKRLEVIERAVDPHGVTSRRRASSVGSRTADHLGAIGEDPAEDQDCHSEAETVTSQNTEGNREANNFLSRPYWLSDEGLKKGEIDVLSLQEELFWKDLLEKYLYPIDEDKAEKTRIAADLIELRNKSVFAFFMFNALFVLIVFLLQLNKDQLHVVWPLGVKTNITFIEETSEVHITKEYLQLEPIGLVFVFFFALILVIQFTAMLFHRFGTFAHILASTSLDWYCCKKTKDLSEEALLSKHAVEIVRDLQRLDGMEGDYEEGSGSGPGRRKTIRNLEKSRRKTQAINTLDVAFRQRFFSMSEGNGLPRNMSTRRSAKAFKAFEGRRNSIMAMRRKSQMQTLGANNIYGVAGNPLGIQGRPSRSSQISVKDVFEGHAGHTNSAYEPDENTGSSLRLHNLGQSTWRDANTNI encoded by the exons GCCGCGATAGGCAATGGTCAGTAACGTTACCAGAAGAGGAGAGGATAGCGTGGATCTGGTGCATCATAATCGCGTTCGCGGTGCCAGAATTCGGCACGTTAATCCGCAGCACTAGgatatgtattttcaaatcGTGGAAGAAACCACCGGCTTCTCACTTCCTTCTTGTCTTTCTCATGGAGACATTCCACGTGACCGGTCTGGCTCTGATGTTTATGGCAGTACTTCCTGAATTGGACGTGGTTAAAGGTGCGATGCTGACGAACTGCGTGTGCTTCGTACCTGGTTTACTAG GACTGCTCTCTCGCAATAAGAACAAAGACGAGTCGAAGAGATTTGTTTTGGTGCTGATAGATATTGCCGCGCTCGCTGCTCAAGGAACAAGTTTCTTCCTCTGGCCTTTGCTGGATAGTTCTCGACCCTCGTTATGGCTCATACCACCATCTTTATTCCTAGTTTCGTGCGGCTGGTGGGAAAATTATGTTTCGACACAGAGTCCGATCG GATTTGTTCGAGCTCTGGGAAGGGTGAAGAAAGAAATGCGGTTGACGAGATACTTCACTTATATGTTCATCTCGGTTTGGAAGATCCTGGCATTTTTCATTAGCACCTTGTTGATACTCCACGTCAAAGGCGAAACAGTTGGCCATTTGTTCACGATGTTGAGTGACGCTTTCGGAAGCCATGATATCATGGCATGGACACAACGGGCTGAAGCCATTGATAAAATCACCGATGTCGCTGATATTTTGGAAATTGGCGACACAGTACCTGTACCAGGAAGCGTAGATACCCCTATATACGTTCTACTGCTGCAAATATTTGGTGCTTACTTCACATACATATTTG GTAAATTCGCGTGCAAAATTCTGATACAGGGATTCAGTTATGCTTTCCCGGTAAATCTAACAATTCCAGTGTCAATCTCTTTATTGATTGCTGCTTGTGGCTTGAGGAACACCGATCCTTGCATATTTCAAGGAACGATTCCGGATTATCTTTTCTACGAGTCACCGCCAACCCATTTCATCAATGATTTCGTGTCGAAACAATATGCTTGGGTATGGTTGTTGTGGTTGCTGTCGCAAACTTGGATTACTTTGCACGTTTGGACACCGAAATGCGAGCGTCTCGCCGCTACAGAGAAATTGTTCGTCGTTCCTATGTATAATTCTCTGTTAATCGATCAATCGATGGGTCTAAACCGAAAGAGGGACGACCAACCGGAAGTGAAAGTCGAG GATCTGgcagaaatagagaaagaaaagggagaCGGAGATTATGAGACCATATACGAACAGACGGATGGCACGACTACACCTCCATCAGCTGTAAAGAGCAGCGATCACGTAACAAGAATATACGCCTGCGCGACTATGTGGCACGAGAACAAGGAGGAAATgatggaatttttgaaaagtatCTTACGTTTGGACGAGGACCAGTGTGCTAGACGTGTAGCCCAAAAGTACTTGAAGGTTGTCGATCCGGACTACTATGAATTCGAAA CTCACATCTTTTTCGATGATGCGTTCGAGTTATCGGATCACGATGAGAACGAACAGCAAGTGAATAGATTCGTAAAATTGTTGGTGGGCACTCTAGATGAGGCAGCGTCGGACGTTCATCAAACACGGATGCACGTCAGAGCACCGAAGAAGTATCCGACGCCTTACGGTGGCCGATTAGTCTGGACTCTTCCTGGAAAAACGAAGATGATCGCACATTTGAAGGACAAGAGCAAGATTCGTCACCGAAAACGTTGGAGCCAG GTTATGtacatgtattatttattggGACATCGTTTAATGGAATTGCCAATTAGCGTAGATCGTAAGGAGGTGATCGCAGAAAACACTTACTTATTAACTCTTGATGGTGATATCGATTTTCAACCAGCCGCTGTGAAACTGCTCGTGGATTTGatgaagaagaataaaaatcttGGCGCAGCCTGTGGTCGTATTCATCCAGTCGGTTCAG GTCCTATGGTTTGGTATCAGATGTTCGAGTACGCTATCGGACATTGGCTGCAAAAAGCAACTGAGCATATGATCGGCTGTGTACTTTGTAGTCCTGGTTGCTTCTCGTTGTTCAGAGGAAAAGCTTTGATGGACGATAACGTGATGAAGAAATACACAACGAGATCCGACGAAGCTAGACATTACGTTCAATACGATCAAGGAGAGGATCGATGGCTTTGTACGCTTCTTTTGCAACGTGGGTACAGG GTAGAATATTCAGCAGCCAGCGATGCTTACACTCACGCACCCGAAGGTTTCAACGAGTTTTACAATCAGCGGCGTCGATGGGTACCATCTACCATTGCCAATATCATGGATCTTCTGATGGACGCAAAACGAACGATTAAGATCAACGATAACATTTCTCTTCCTTACATCTCTTATCAAATCCTACTCATGG GTGGAACCATTTTAGGACCAGGCACGATTTTCCTTATGTTGGTCGGTGCTTTCGTCGCAGCTTTCAAGATCGATAATTGGACCAGCTTCtactataatattattccTATTCTATTCTTCATGCTTGTATGTTTCACTTGTAAAGCGAGCATTCAG CTTCTGTGCGCGCAGATATTGTCGACAGGATACGCGATGATAATGATGGCTGTGATCGTAGGTACGGCCCTCCAACTTGGGGAGGATGGTATCGGTTCACCTTCCGCGATATTCTTAATATCATTATCCAGCTCCTTTTTCATAGCCGCCTGTTTACATCCTCAAGAGTTTTGGTGTATCGTTCCTGGCATAATATACCTCCTTTCAATCCCTTCGATGTACCTTCTTTTGATCCTTTACTCGATTATAAACTTGAACGTCGTCTCGTGGGGAACTCGTGAGGTCCAAGTGAAAAAAACCAAAAAG GAACTTgaacaagagaaaaaggaagccGAGGAAGCAAAACGGAAAGCGAAGCAGAAATCTCTGTTAGGGTTTCTTCAAAGTGGTGTAGGTTCGAACGACGATGAAGAAGGatcgatagaaatttctttgtcAGGATTGTTCAAGTGCATGTTCTGCACTCATGGACAGACCTCGAATGAGAAACAGCAATTAGTCGCTATTGCTGAATCTTTGGAGCAAGTTAGCAAACGCTTGGAAGTTATCGAAAg AGCCGTGGATCCTCATGGGGTGACGAGTCGACGTCGTGCATCCTCCGTGGGTTCTCGAACAGCCGATCATTTAGGGGCCATTGGCGAAGATCCAGCAGAGGATCAGGATTGTCATAGTGAAGCTGAAACGGTGACTAGTCAGAATACGGAAGGGAATCGCGAAGCTAACAACTTCCTAAGCAGACCTTACTGGCTGAGCGACGAAGGACTCAAAAAAGGTGAAATCGATGTCCTGTCGCTGCAGGAGGAATTATTTTGGAAGGATCTTCTGGAGAAGTATCTGTATCCTATAGACGAGGACAAGGCAGAAAAG ACTCGCATTGCCGCCGACCTAATTGAGCTGCGGAACAAGAGCGTGTTCGCGTTTTTTATGTTCAATGCGTTGTTCGTTCTGATCGTATTCTTGCTCCAGCTGAACAAAGATCAGCTGCACGTTGTCTGGCCACTCGGCGTCAAGACGAATATCACCTTCATCGAAGAGACCTCGGAG GTACACATTACGAAGGAGTACCTACAACTCGAGCCTATCGGTTTGGTGTTCGTGTTCTTCTTCGCATTGATATTAGTTATTCAATTCACCGCGATGCTGTTCCATCGATTTGGCACGTTCGCTCATATTCTAGCCAGCACCAGCTTAGATTGGTACTGCTGCAAGAAG ACCAAGGATTTATCGGAAGAAGCGTTATTATCAAAACACGCGGTGGAAATAGTCAGGGATTTGCAAAGATTAGATGGTATGGAGGGTGACTACGAGGAAGGTAGTGGTAGCGGTCCGGGAAGAAGGAAAACCATAAGAAATCTTGAAAAAAGCCGAAGAAAAACGCAGGCAATCAATACGCTTGATGTCGCTTTTAGACAGCGATTCTTCAGTATGTCAGAAGGCAATG GTCTGCCGAGGAACATGTCGACTAGAAGATCTGCAAAGGCTTTTAAGGCATTCGAGGGGCGCAGGAACAGCATAATGGCGATGAGGAGGAAGTCGCAGATGCAAACGTTAGGAGCCAATAACATTTACGGTGTGGCAGGCAATCCTTTAGGGATACAAGGTCGTCCCTCGAGAAGCAGTCAGATTTCTGTAAAAGACGTGTTCGAAGGACACGCTGGTCACACGAATTCAGCCTATGAACCTGACGAAAATACCGGAAGTAGCCTCAGACTTCACAATCTAGGTCAGAGCACGTGGAGAGATGCGAATAccaatatttaa
- the LOC132906612 gene encoding chitin synthase chs-2 isoform X5 yields the protein MSKSQQQNGMIGGGGPVADTDDFSDGESTPLTQDYGESQRTVVETKGWDVFRNPPPKIDSGSMANQRCLEMTVQITKVIVYLLVFVIVLGSGVVAKGTILFMTSQLRANRTIAYCNKKLGRDRQWSVTLPEEERIAWIWCIIIAFAVPEFGTLIRSTRICIFKSWKKPPASHFLLVFLMETFHVTGLALMFMAVLPELDVVKGAMLTNCVCFVPGLLGLLSRNKNKDESKRFVLVLIDIAALAAQGTSFFLWPLLDSSRPSLWLIPPSLFLVSCGWWENYVSTQSPIGFVRALGRVKKEMRLTRYFTYMFISVWKILAFFISTLLILHVKGETVGHLFTMLSDAFGSHDIMAWTQRAEAIDKITDVADILEIGDTVPVPGSVDTPIYVLLLQIFGAYFTYIFGKFACKILIQGFSYAFPVNLTIPVSISLLIAACGLRNTDPCIFQGTIPDYLFYESPPTHFINDFVSKQYAWVWLLWLLSQTWITLHVWTPKCERLAATEKLFVVPMYNSLLIDQSMGLNRKRDDQPEVKVEDLAEIEKEKGDGDYETIYEQTDGTTTPPSAVKSSDHVTRIYACATMWHENKEEMMEFLKSILRLDEDQCARRVAQKYLKVVDPDYYEFETHIFFDDAFELSDHDENEQQVNRFVKLLVGTLDEAASDVHQTRMHVRAPKKYPTPYGGRLVWTLPGKTKMIAHLKDKSKIRHRKRWSQVMYMYYLLGHRLMELPISVDRKEVIAENTYLLTLDGDIDFQPAAVKLLVDLMKKNKNLGAACGRIHPVGSGPMVWYQMFEYAIGHWLQKATEHMIGCVLCSPGCFSLFRGKALMDDNVMKKYTTRSDEARHYVQYDQGEDRWLCTLLLQRGYRVEYSAASDAYTHAPEGFNEFYNQRRRWVPSTIANIMDLLMDAKRTIKINDNISLPYISYQILLMGGTILGPGTIFLMLVGAFVAAFKIDNWTSFYYNIIPILFFMLVCFTCKASIQELEQEKKEAEEAKRKAKQKSLLGFLQSGVGSNDDEEGSIEISLSGLFKCMFCTHGQTSNEKQQLVAIAESLEQVSKRLEVIERAVDPHGVTSRRRASSVGSRTADHLGAIGEDPAEDQDCHSEAETVTSQNTEGNREANNFLSRPYWLSDEGLKKGEIDVLSLQEELFWKDLLEKYLYPIDEDKAEKTRIAADLIELRNKSVFAFFMFNALFVLIVFLLQLNKDQLHVVWPLGVKTNITFIEETSEVHITKEYLQLEPIGLVFVFFFALILVIQFTAMLFHRFGTFAHILASTSLDWYCCKKTKDLSEEALLSKHAVEIVRDLQRLDGMEGDYEEGSGSGPGRRKTIRNLEKSRRKTQAINTLDVAFRQRFFSMSEGNGLPRNMSTRRSAKAFKAFEGRRNSIMAMRRKSQMQTLGANNIYGVAGNPLGIQGRPSRSSQISVKDVFEGHAGHTNSAYEPDENTGSSLRLHNLGQSTWRDANTNI from the exons GCCGCGATAGGCAATGGTCAGTAACGTTACCAGAAGAGGAGAGGATAGCGTGGATCTGGTGCATCATAATCGCGTTCGCGGTGCCAGAATTCGGCACGTTAATCCGCAGCACTAGgatatgtattttcaaatcGTGGAAGAAACCACCGGCTTCTCACTTCCTTCTTGTCTTTCTCATGGAGACATTCCACGTGACCGGTCTGGCTCTGATGTTTATGGCAGTACTTCCTGAATTGGACGTGGTTAAAGGTGCGATGCTGACGAACTGCGTGTGCTTCGTACCTGGTTTACTAG GACTGCTCTCTCGCAATAAGAACAAAGACGAGTCGAAGAGATTTGTTTTGGTGCTGATAGATATTGCCGCGCTCGCTGCTCAAGGAACAAGTTTCTTCCTCTGGCCTTTGCTGGATAGTTCTCGACCCTCGTTATGGCTCATACCACCATCTTTATTCCTAGTTTCGTGCGGCTGGTGGGAAAATTATGTTTCGACACAGAGTCCGATCG GATTTGTTCGAGCTCTGGGAAGGGTGAAGAAAGAAATGCGGTTGACGAGATACTTCACTTATATGTTCATCTCGGTTTGGAAGATCCTGGCATTTTTCATTAGCACCTTGTTGATACTCCACGTCAAAGGCGAAACAGTTGGCCATTTGTTCACGATGTTGAGTGACGCTTTCGGAAGCCATGATATCATGGCATGGACACAACGGGCTGAAGCCATTGATAAAATCACCGATGTCGCTGATATTTTGGAAATTGGCGACACAGTACCTGTACCAGGAAGCGTAGATACCCCTATATACGTTCTACTGCTGCAAATATTTGGTGCTTACTTCACATACATATTTG GTAAATTCGCGTGCAAAATTCTGATACAGGGATTCAGTTATGCTTTCCCGGTAAATCTAACAATTCCAGTGTCAATCTCTTTATTGATTGCTGCTTGTGGCTTGAGGAACACCGATCCTTGCATATTTCAAGGAACGATTCCGGATTATCTTTTCTACGAGTCACCGCCAACCCATTTCATCAATGATTTCGTGTCGAAACAATATGCTTGGGTATGGTTGTTGTGGTTGCTGTCGCAAACTTGGATTACTTTGCACGTTTGGACACCGAAATGCGAGCGTCTCGCCGCTACAGAGAAATTGTTCGTCGTTCCTATGTATAATTCTCTGTTAATCGATCAATCGATGGGTCTAAACCGAAAGAGGGACGACCAACCGGAAGTGAAAGTCGAG GATCTGgcagaaatagagaaagaaaagggagaCGGAGATTATGAGACCATATACGAACAGACGGATGGCACGACTACACCTCCATCAGCTGTAAAGAGCAGCGATCACGTAACAAGAATATACGCCTGCGCGACTATGTGGCACGAGAACAAGGAGGAAATgatggaatttttgaaaagtatCTTACGTTTGGACGAGGACCAGTGTGCTAGACGTGTAGCCCAAAAGTACTTGAAGGTTGTCGATCCGGACTACTATGAATTCGAAA CTCACATCTTTTTCGATGATGCGTTCGAGTTATCGGATCACGATGAGAACGAACAGCAAGTGAATAGATTCGTAAAATTGTTGGTGGGCACTCTAGATGAGGCAGCGTCGGACGTTCATCAAACACGGATGCACGTCAGAGCACCGAAGAAGTATCCGACGCCTTACGGTGGCCGATTAGTCTGGACTCTTCCTGGAAAAACGAAGATGATCGCACATTTGAAGGACAAGAGCAAGATTCGTCACCGAAAACGTTGGAGCCAG GTTATGtacatgtattatttattggGACATCGTTTAATGGAATTGCCAATTAGCGTAGATCGTAAGGAGGTGATCGCAGAAAACACTTACTTATTAACTCTTGATGGTGATATCGATTTTCAACCAGCCGCTGTGAAACTGCTCGTGGATTTGatgaagaagaataaaaatcttGGCGCAGCCTGTGGTCGTATTCATCCAGTCGGTTCAG GTCCTATGGTTTGGTATCAGATGTTCGAGTACGCTATCGGACATTGGCTGCAAAAAGCAACTGAGCATATGATCGGCTGTGTACTTTGTAGTCCTGGTTGCTTCTCGTTGTTCAGAGGAAAAGCTTTGATGGACGATAACGTGATGAAGAAATACACAACGAGATCCGACGAAGCTAGACATTACGTTCAATACGATCAAGGAGAGGATCGATGGCTTTGTACGCTTCTTTTGCAACGTGGGTACAGG GTAGAATATTCAGCAGCCAGCGATGCTTACACTCACGCACCCGAAGGTTTCAACGAGTTTTACAATCAGCGGCGTCGATGGGTACCATCTACCATTGCCAATATCATGGATCTTCTGATGGACGCAAAACGAACGATTAAGATCAACGATAACATTTCTCTTCCTTACATCTCTTATCAAATCCTACTCATGG GTGGAACCATTTTAGGACCAGGCACGATTTTCCTTATGTTGGTCGGTGCTTTCGTCGCAGCTTTCAAGATCGATAATTGGACCAGCTTCtactataatattattccTATTCTATTCTTCATGCTTGTATGTTTCACTTGTAAAGCGAGCATTCAG GAACTTgaacaagagaaaaaggaagccGAGGAAGCAAAACGGAAAGCGAAGCAGAAATCTCTGTTAGGGTTTCTTCAAAGTGGTGTAGGTTCGAACGACGATGAAGAAGGatcgatagaaatttctttgtcAGGATTGTTCAAGTGCATGTTCTGCACTCATGGACAGACCTCGAATGAGAAACAGCAATTAGTCGCTATTGCTGAATCTTTGGAGCAAGTTAGCAAACGCTTGGAAGTTATCGAAAg AGCCGTGGATCCTCATGGGGTGACGAGTCGACGTCGTGCATCCTCCGTGGGTTCTCGAACAGCCGATCATTTAGGGGCCATTGGCGAAGATCCAGCAGAGGATCAGGATTGTCATAGTGAAGCTGAAACGGTGACTAGTCAGAATACGGAAGGGAATCGCGAAGCTAACAACTTCCTAAGCAGACCTTACTGGCTGAGCGACGAAGGACTCAAAAAAGGTGAAATCGATGTCCTGTCGCTGCAGGAGGAATTATTTTGGAAGGATCTTCTGGAGAAGTATCTGTATCCTATAGACGAGGACAAGGCAGAAAAG ACTCGCATTGCCGCCGACCTAATTGAGCTGCGGAACAAGAGCGTGTTCGCGTTTTTTATGTTCAATGCGTTGTTCGTTCTGATCGTATTCTTGCTCCAGCTGAACAAAGATCAGCTGCACGTTGTCTGGCCACTCGGCGTCAAGACGAATATCACCTTCATCGAAGAGACCTCGGAG GTACACATTACGAAGGAGTACCTACAACTCGAGCCTATCGGTTTGGTGTTCGTGTTCTTCTTCGCATTGATATTAGTTATTCAATTCACCGCGATGCTGTTCCATCGATTTGGCACGTTCGCTCATATTCTAGCCAGCACCAGCTTAGATTGGTACTGCTGCAAGAAG ACCAAGGATTTATCGGAAGAAGCGTTATTATCAAAACACGCGGTGGAAATAGTCAGGGATTTGCAAAGATTAGATGGTATGGAGGGTGACTACGAGGAAGGTAGTGGTAGCGGTCCGGGAAGAAGGAAAACCATAAGAAATCTTGAAAAAAGCCGAAGAAAAACGCAGGCAATCAATACGCTTGATGTCGCTTTTAGACAGCGATTCTTCAGTATGTCAGAAGGCAATG GTCTGCCGAGGAACATGTCGACTAGAAGATCTGCAAAGGCTTTTAAGGCATTCGAGGGGCGCAGGAACAGCATAATGGCGATGAGGAGGAAGTCGCAGATGCAAACGTTAGGAGCCAATAACATTTACGGTGTGGCAGGCAATCCTTTAGGGATACAAGGTCGTCCCTCGAGAAGCAGTCAGATTTCTGTAAAAGACGTGTTCGAAGGACACGCTGGTCACACGAATTCAGCCTATGAACCTGACGAAAATACCGGAAGTAGCCTCAGACTTCACAATCTAGGTCAGAGCACGTGGAGAGATGCGAATAccaatatttaa